The Anopheles maculipalpis chromosome 3RL, idAnoMacuDA_375_x, whole genome shotgun sequence genomic sequence AGATTTTCGATCCGTTTCGAATGTACTACTACCGTTTGTGATTTGACCATCGCTTCCGCCTCCTCAAGCGTGGGAAACGATGACTCTTCGATCGTATCGGCATCGTACGGGAGCAACTTATCTTCTGCCTGCTTTTTACACTGAAACGCCATATGACCCGTACCGCCACACTGGAAGCAGGTCAGTACGCCTCCATCACAGCCCCGCATATCCATATCGGGCCCGCTCAGGGCAGCAGCTTTCTTTGCCTTCCATTGCGATTTCTTGTACCGGCTGTAGTTGATCGTTTTCTTGCCCTTTACAAACACTTTCTTCCGGATGTCGATGCGGACGAAATTTTCGTTCAGCTTACCGGCAGCCATCTTTTTGCGCAGTGCCTTATCCTTTCCGCTAGCCAAGTTTGCTCCGTTGCTGCTTCCGGGGGCTCCTTCTCCGGTGCCATCCGAGGCCCCAGTAATGAAATTATTCGCAATTTGCGTGTCACGCACAAGCTCTTTAATGTCGATACGGGGAATACTTTTCAACCGGTCAAGTCCAAACTCAGGTACGTATTCTTGCGGTTCTTCTACGGACGGGACCTCCTCTTCCTCTACATCGATCTTACGTTGAGTTGACTTTTTTGCCTTTCTTGCTTTACCGACAGGTTTTGATGAACCGGGACTAAGCTTGGGTGAAACGACCGTCGAGCTTTTGACTGTCCGTCGTCCCCTTTTTATGGGCTGTTTTTTCGGCCCAACGGAACGCGTGGCATTCCCTTTTTTAGGACGTGGAGAAGGTTTTTTCATTGGCTCTTCCTGATCCGCCTCATCGTTATCTGCGTGGAACGATTCTTCATTCTTTTTGAGCTGTTCTTTATAGTCTGGATCTTTATATTCATCATCAGAAGAAAACGCTGGCTCCGGTTCTTCTCCCATGCCTTCCAAAGTCGGTTCTCTGTAGGTAGATCTTTTCCCAGTGTTTGTGCGTTTTGGTAAAACCCGTGGCACAACGGGAGATTTAGTTTTGTCTGTAAGTCGTTTGATAACTTTTTTCTTACTAGTTTTTGGAGGTTTTTCATTCACCTCTCGCTTTTTTCTAACTATTTCCGCAATCTTAGGGAGATCTTCCGACGGGTCCCGATTTTCTACATCCTTTCCTTTATCCGCCAGTACTTGTTCCGGTTCAGAAGTAGGCTTTACCTTACTTTCCACACGATCTTCCGGACTTCGATTGATGGAAGTGAAAATTTTACGCTTCTTAGCAATGTGCATCATGCCGGGGGAAGTTTTCGTTGATTCGTCTTCCGAGTTTTCTATCACTCCGTCCGAATCCGACTGCACCGGGACATCGTACGCCGTGTTTTCGATCCCGGGCTGCATTGGCGACGctttgggtgatttttttacAACGCTATCATCGGCAACGCTTAACGAAGACATACCGAAGCTTGTGGCCGATGCGAGTGAGGCAACATTTATATTTCTCAGTCCAAAGTTGGTAGGTCGCTCGCTGGCAGTATTCGTGGTACCAGGTTTACTATTTTCTGTCGATCCTCCCGATAGCCGATTTAACCATCGTTCATCTAGCTGATTGATTGGTTCGCTTGTCGTTGGTACCAATGGTGGAGCGGCCAGTTTTTCCTCCACTTTTGATTCCACTTTAAACTCCAACTCCTTCGATTTAGCTGTGAGTAAAGTTTCCAAATCCGGAAGAACCGTTTTGCTTCCACTTCCACTCACCGCTTGTGAGCTGCCTTGCGACGCAAGTCCAAAGGAATTGCGTGAAAGTGATTTACGCGGATTACGTTTAGGAATTAGTAAGCTCTGTTGATGGATGAGCTGCATCCCTTTCAGTGTTACCGGTTTGGGTGTTTCAGTTGCTTCTACTGCTTTTTTGGCAGTTTGAACACTTTTGCGACTTTTCTCACCCTGCCAAGCGATTAAATTGTGCTGTTGGAGTTTTTCCGCCTCGAACGTTGAATCGGACCGTACGCCGGCAATCGGTTTCGTTAGCAAGCTGCTCATCGACGAGCTCGTGTCGGCAAGGGCAACATCATTCAAGATTGTACCGGACGATAGCATCCCCGAGATGTCGCTCGGTTCTTGTGAAAAACTCGACTCTTGGGACATTAATGACCCATCGAAATCTTCATCATCGTCCAATGCTTCCAGCAGCGTGTTTTTCAGCAGAGTTGTTTTCAGCTGGTAGTACATTTTGTACGAATTTTTAATCTCACTCGGTGAGTCGCGTATATCgagctgaatgcaataagggTTTCGATTATTTATCAAACTTTTCAGGTGAATGGAAAATATTCCCCCACAACACATTACCTTCGACGGAATACGGCCATGTTTTTTCTTAAACTCTTTTTCCCACTGCTTCACACGATACTTGCACTTTTGGTATTTGGCCCGAAACACCTGATCCTCCATTGCGTTTTACCTTAATATACTATCAATTAATTATTACTAAACTGATGATTCAGCGCATTTTTGTTACAGTTTTCGCGGACAATTGCAAATTAGTGCAAACGTAGCAATTTTTCCTACCTGTATGATCCGATCCATGCGAAATGATTGCGTTTGGCGGGAActacaatcaaaacaaaacaaaccagagAGAGCAAGAATTGAGAGAGCGACCAACTGACGTGACAacacatctctctctctctctctctctctttctcaaaACAACTGCCAAAGACGTCTAGAATCGATCAATCGACGAACGGTATCATCAACTCATCGATGTAGTGTTCCGAGCACGAataatttatgataaaaaGCGATTCGAAATGCATTTCAAGTATAACTAAcatccaaaaatattttctaacaattgtgatttaattttgaagTATAAAGGCTTTCTAATCGGCTGCTACGGTTTATTGCAAGTTTAAGTGACGAACGCTGCACCATATACACCCGCAAGACAGCGCATCTGTCACAACAAATATGGCTATTGAGCAAAACGCctgaaaaaagtggaaaatattATCTAAAAATTCGTAAATATACTCATCGTAAATTTGTTTCGTGTCTCATTAATAAACTTGGTGCAAACAGCGCGAACAGACAGCGGAATAGCCCAGTCATTCGATTGCGTAggctttacaaaaaaaatcgcaataaCCGTTTGACTGTCTCGCTGTGCCCCAACTGACCCTCGCTTGTTGTACTGCGAAGTGTTACGACGGAAGTAGCAGAAGCACCAGCAAACCACCAACAATAAAGCGATCGAACGACCAGCAAACAGCTTTACACCTTCGGAAATCAGTGATTTCCGTGGAAGCTGTTCGCGTCTATTACTTTCCTTACTGTTTCTCTCGCATCTTCGCCGTCCTGTAGCTTGTGTTGACACGCCAAATCGTGCAGCAATGATTAAACTGTTCTCcctcaaacaacaaaagaaagatGGTGAAGCAACACCGAAGGCCGGAGGACAGAAGAAAACTTTCACTGCCGCACAGTTGCGAATCACGAAAGGTATGCTTTTTGCTAAGGCATACATTTTTAAACGGAGTATCACTATACGGGcattttttgggtggttttttgttgtagatATCAATGAGCTAAACCTCCCGAAGACGTGTGCCACCGAGTTCCCGGATCCGGACGACTTATTGAACTTCAAGCTCATCATCTGTCCGGATGAGGGTTTCTATAAGGGCGGTCGTTTCGTGTTCAACTTTAAGGTAATGGGACGATCGTACAGTTCTTcgtttatgtatttttaatgaaattccGTTGGTGTTTTAGGTTGGACCGAACTACCCGCACGAGCCACCGAAGGTCAAGTGTGAAACCCAGGTCTACCACCCAAACATAGACCTTGAGGGTAATGTCTGTTTGAACATTCTGCGCGAAGACTGGAAACCGGTACTGACGATCAACTCGATCGTGTATGGATTGCAGTACTTGTTCTTGGTAAGTAGtcaaacattcttttttttcccgctACTCTGTTTCATTTCTGGTGCGTGATCGTAACCGGTGCCAAAAACAGTTCGCACGTGATCTTTGTCTTCTTTGTCGTATGTTGGTGATCCTCGCTAAAGATATACACAAATCCGACTGCCTGTGTATACATTTACTGAATATTTGTTGTTCGTACGATTCTCAGGAACCGAATCCCGAGGATCCGCTCAATCGGGAAGCGGCGGAAGTGTTGCAAACCAATCGACGCCTGTTCGAGCACAACGTGTTCAAAGCGATGCGCGGCAACTATATTGGCGCGACGTACTTCCAGCGCTGTCTCAAGTGATATATAAATTCGAAACTAACCCTTACATGTTgcgtttatttaattattcttaCGATTGGTGGGCGCTATTATATAGACTTTaactataattaaaaaaaagaacataaagGCCACGAACAAGCAGGCATAATGGTTGCGAATTCGAAAATGCTCCCAGAAAAGGTGAACTACCACAAGCAgaatacagcaaaacaaaaatccaatccCCTCTAATTATATCCAGAAGATCCTAACACCTAACACGCATGCACACATAGTATAGCAGTAAAGCAAATATATAAGAAACAGGAAGGAGTTGCAATAGGAACAATAAACACACCAAACGATCGTTCGTTTGCATCGGAAAGGAGTGGCAGCTGCATGGTTCGGCCTTGTGAGCGATTGTGATGAAATTTCATGAAGGAGTGAAATAGAAATACAGGAACCAGAAGAGCACCTTGTTTAGATAGCTTAAAAACGTGCAGGATGCAGCTCAAAAACAAgtggtaaatttttgttcgaaGCTATTCTGGTAGTCGTAGCTTTTGCGGAAACTATACGGAAACAAACAGTAGACCACACAATTATCACTCAACTCCCTCTTAAAACACGTCTTATCTGTACAATATCTATCTGCCAAGTTGTTCTGTAGACGAGAGTTCGATGCGTCGGAAGTAGCTCCACGCAGCACAGCGGTTAACTAAGTCGAACATGGCACAATATCTTGAAGCGGTTTAAAAGCGGAAAACTTGATAAATAGCTGAGTATCTCTTTTTAGTGATGCCTAAAGAAGATTGTGTCGCCACTCTCTCATTATTATATCGTGTCGTCTCTAGTGAGTTGGGTTAGTAGCTCTGTTTGTAACCGTGTAGAAGAGATTCAACCTGTCAGAAGGGGCAGAACGTTGCGCACATCCTCGTTAAGGACTCTTGAAATTTGGACTGCTGCCTACTGTTGACCTATTGCCCTGCTGCAAATTgccattttccaaccattgTTTTATCTAAACTTGAAGAGCAACACCCCCAAGCAAAAATGATAACAAAATACAATAGCGATGAAAGTAAAATACTATTTGGACACACTGATACGATCGTTCCCTGaatataaaatgcaaaaaagagaagaaaaaaaaatcttggcATAAACAGTACCTAGgttaatgaacaaaaaaagagaaaataaacgaTGAAAACAGGAACTCAGCTCTGATAGTCTTTCAACTTTGTTCCAGAATGGGTTCAACAAGTTTCTCGTACAATTTGTGGACCGATGAGGACAGTTGAGTTTATCGAGTCTATCCCGGTTATTCTGTGAAGTTAGGATATTTTGAAGAGAAAGAAATGTGAAAAGTATTTAGCACTACAGAGTTTCCAATCTTTGTCCTTGTTCCATACGCCGTGGATGTATCGTTcgaatatatgtatgtatagtCGGAGTAGAATATGGAGAGCCTATAATGTTCTTCTAAAAGAGTCGGATCCACACCCatatcagtgcggtattgctacaTACGCTGTAATCAGAACTATGGAAACAGATTGGCAACCTGGTCATGTCTACGCGtcgtgctcaaccctgagcaggtcaagaagaagaagaagaagaacatttAGCACTACGTCCTCTTCTTGAATCATCTCATATGGTTTTGTGCTTGGAGGAAACATGGAAAATGTCCTAGAATGTAGCCGAAATTCGGACAATCTACCTAGACTTCCAGGAAACTACTCCAAAAGCCTCAAAAATGAACAGGCCTTTGGATGGACGGAACGCTATTCCACGCCAACCATGCATAAGTTTAtataaaaaacgaaacaaacaaatatcgaTAAAACCACTTGTTGCATTTATGTATACATCATTCCTTCGCACAGACCCGTTcaacaaaggaaaaacaaactaaccAGAGA encodes the following:
- the LOC126563103 gene encoding NEDD8-conjugating enzyme Ubc12, with product MIKLFSLKQQKKDGEATPKAGGQKKTFTAAQLRITKDINELNLPKTCATEFPDPDDLLNFKLIICPDEGFYKGGRFVFNFKVGPNYPHEPPKVKCETQVYHPNIDLEGNVCLNILREDWKPVLTINSIVYGLQYLFLEPNPEDPLNREAAEVLQTNRRLFEHNVFKAMRGNYIGATYFQRCLK